A window of Rhododendron vialii isolate Sample 1 chromosome 11a, ASM3025357v1 contains these coding sequences:
- the LOC131308932 gene encoding 2-oxoglutarate-dependent dioxygenase 19-like translates to MAPATSSLFVETSTDTSPADATKRISVKTLVESPGLTSIPSNYSYSTNPDESAGSNPDEDTFPIIDFSLLTSDDPHQRSKTIQDLDRACQDWGFFMLVNHGVSERLMKEVLEGCKEFFNLPVEEKMEFAGRDIWQPIRFGTGVDVKVEKFFFWRDFLKVIVHPQFHFPNKPKGFSEVAREYCKSTREVTTELLKGISKGLGLEECYIEKKTNFDAGFQLFAVNLYPPCPQPELAIGIPAHTDHSLLTLLIENEIGGLQIQHNGEWFNVNSIPNSFLVNTGDHLEILSNGRYKSVSHRAVVNNTATRISIAVPHGPSLETAVGPAPELVDGENGRPAIYMPMKFKDYLERLLEGRPCNLDHVRVPVAE, encoded by the exons aTGGCCCCAGCAACTTCTTCACTGTTTGTTGAAACATCAACCGACACGTCACCGGCTGATGCAACAAAGCGAATAAGCGTCAAGACGCTGGTGGAATCACCTGGTCTCACGTCCATTCCTTCGAACTACTCCTACTCCACAAATCCTGATGAATCTGCTGGTTCAAACCCTGATGAAGATACATTCCCCATCATCGATTTTTCGTTGCTCACATCTGATGATCCTCATCAACGCTCCAAAACCATCCAAGACCTCGACAGAGCCTGCCAAGACTGGGGTTTCTTCATG CTGGTGAATCATGGGGTGTCGGAGAGGTTGATGAAGGAAGTTCTGGAAGGTTGCAAGGAATTCTTCAATCTGCCGGTGGAGGAGAAGATGGAATTTGCAGGGAGGGACATATGGCAGCCGATCAGGTTCGGCACCGGGGTTGATGTTAAGGTTGAGAAATTCTTCTTCTGGAGGGATTTCTTGAAGGTGATTGTGCATCCTCAGTTTCACTTCCCCAACAAGCCCAAAGGTTTCAG TGAGGTTGCACGAGAGTACTGCAAAAGCACTCGAGAGGTGACGACGGAATTGCTCAAAGGGATATCGAAGGGCTTGGGATTGGAGGAATGCTACATAGAGAAGAAAACGAATTTCGACGCAGGGTTTCAGCTGTTTGCTGTGAACCTGTATCCGCCGTGTCCGCAGCCGGAACTAGCAATCGGCATCCCCGCACACACCGACCACAGCCTCTTGACCCTCCTCATAGAGAATGAAATCGGAGGCTTGCAGATTCAGCACAACGGAGAGTGGTTCAATGTGAATTCAATTCCTAATTCCTTCCTGGTTAACACTGGCGATCACCTTGAG ATATTGAGTAATGGGAGGTACAAGAGCGTTTCTCACCGGGCAGTTGTTAACAACACCGCTACAAGAATATCCATAGCCGTACCCCATGGACCGTCGCTCGAAACCGCGGTTGGCCCGGCCCCGGAACTGGTAGACGGTGAAAACGGCCGTCCGGCAATATACATGCCTATGAAGTTCAAGGATTATCTCGAACGTCTACTCGAGGGGAGGCCCTGCAACTTGGATCATGTTCGAGTTCCAGTTGCTGAGTAA
- the LOC131307114 gene encoding uncharacterized protein LOC131307114: protein MELACGYRPKNEIKVKRMNGETMGLNLDSSYNTLLVIKLPSSQALRVVSRSLFLAMLIIALPCIGSFLRGIPSSLNDAEAIGSHSIGSDFLPLLFHDLSAEGLVKKGDRVLILSSGGGNFMDYSEFLNENGIDLAIESDLAMKGSIPDETFDFVLSFSANDNKVVDRVLKIGGLLVMQVSNDPSNPFQQHSNYKIVYLRRFDSIVVAMRKAGLADEFVKFPRKIRQCGDMVEAKKLALKSLEDVLLEPPPRRALARQIKFLPDLLGDSLQSYRQRIFITDDNGGVVQWFYKNYPTRNQYFEVHNLEVGIYDEEKGDKLLSLSRSTSTNKVIGVSDWLSKNVREEDFVVMKAEAQVVEEMVREKTICLVDELFLECKYQWQGDGEENEGKRAYWECLALYGRLRDEGVAVHQWWG, encoded by the coding sequence ATGGAATTGGCTTGCGGGTATCGACCCAAGAATGAAATCAAGGTGAAAAGAATGAATGGCGAGACAATGGGCTTGAATTTGGACAGTAGTTACAATACCCTTTTGGTAATTAAGCTTCCTAGTTCACAGGCTCTAAGGGTTGTGTCTCGATCCTTGTTTCTTGCAATGCTGATTATCGCATTGCCCTGCATTGGTTCGTTCCTTAGAGGAATACCCAGTTCTTTGAATGACGCAGAAGCGATTGGGTCTCATTCGATTGGTTCTGATTTTTTGCCTTTGCTTTTTCACGATTTGTCGGCCGAAGGGCTGGTCAAGAAAGGCGATAGAGTTCTCATTTTGAGCTCTGGTGGTGGAAATTTCATGGATTATTCAGAGTTCTTGAACGAGAATGGGATTGATTTGGCCATTGAATCCGATCTAGCCATGAAAGGATCAATACCAGATGAGAcatttgattttgtgctttcgTTTAGCGCAAACGATAATAAAGTTGTGGATAGAGTGCTCAAGATCGGGGGTCTTTTGGTTATGCAAGTAAGCAATGACCCTTCAAATCCGTTCCAGCAACATTCAAATTACAAAATCGTGTATCTTAGGCGATTTGACTCCATCGTGGTTGCAATGAGGAAGGCGGGTTTGGCGGATGAATTTGTGAAGTTTCCAAGAAAGATTCGACAATGTGGTGACATGGTGGAAGCCAAGAAATTAGCATTGAAAAGTTTAGAAGATGTATTGCTCGAGCCACCTCCTCGACGAGCATTAGCGAGGCAAATCAAGTTCTTACCAGACTTGTTAGGAGATTCGCTGCAAAGTTACCGACAACGGATTTTTATCACAGATGACAACGGTGGTGTTGTTCAATggttttacaagaactatccaACTAGAAACCAGTACTTTGAGGTGCACAATTTGGAGGTTGGGATTTACGACGAGGAAAAAGGGGATAAATTATTGTCGTTGAGcagaagtacaagtacgaacAAGGTGATTGGGGTATCGGATTGGTTGAGTAAGAATGTGAGGGAGGAGGACTTTGTTGTGATGAAGGCCGAAGCGCAAGTGGTGGAGGAGATGGTGAGGGAGAAGACAATATGTCTGGTGGATGAACTGTTCTTGGAGTGCAAATACCAGTGGCAAGGTGATGGGGAGGAAAATGAGGGGAAAAGAGCTTATTGGGAGTGTTTGGCACTGTATGGAAGGCTAAGGGATGAGGGAGTAGCTGTCCATCAATGGTGGGGTTGA
- the LOC131308652 gene encoding peptidyl-prolyl cis-trans isomerase FKBP12 has translation MGVQKEILAAGTGPKPAAGQDVTVHCTGFGKDGDLSQKFWSTKDPGQKPFTFKIGQGTVIKGWDEGVMGMQVGEVARLTCSPDYAYGTSGFSAWGIKPNSVLVFEIEVLSLK, from the exons atgGGAGTACAAAAGGAAATCCTCGCAGCCGGAACCGGCCCCAAACCGGCCGCTGGTCAGGACGTCACCGTCCACTGCACCGGTTTTG GCAAAGATGGGGATCTTTCTCAGAAGTTCTGGAG CACGAAGGACCCCGGGCAGAAACCATTCACCTTTAAAATTGGCCAAGGAACCGTCATTAAAG GTTGGGATGAAGGTGTGATGGGAATGCAGGTGGGAGAAGTTGCTCGGTTAACG TGCTCTCCGGACTATGCTTATGGTACCAGTGGATTCTCAGCATGGGGTATTAAGCCCAACTCTGTTCTGGTTTTTGAGATTGAAGTTCTGAGTCTGAAATAG
- the LOC131308651 gene encoding root phototropism protein 3 produces the protein MWDSESESGAGREYKNGLVSSSKQGVKTDGFEQRGQSWHVATDIPSDFLIQIGDSSFHLHKYPLLSRSGKMNRLIYESREGDLDQVVLDDIPGGAEAFELAAKFCYGIAVDLTATNISGLRCAAEYLEMTEDLEEGNLIFKTEAFLSYVVLSSWRDSILVLKNCEKLSPWSENLQIVRRCSESIAWKACANPKGIRWAYTGKPPKVSSPKWSEMKDSSPSRNQQVPPDWWFEDVSILRIDHFVRVITAIKVKGMRFELVGAALMHYAGKWLPGLIKEGSGNGDEVSNSTGSSSGSGGSSWRGGLHMILAGNKDDIPTVQSKDQRLIIESLISIIPPQKDSVSCSFLLRLLRMANMLKVAPALVTELEKRVGMQFEQATLPDLLIPSYSKTDTLYDVDLVQRLLEHFLVQEQTEGSSPSHQSFSDKHMYEGSQRGNVPNAKMRVARLVDSYLTEVSRDRNLSLTKFQVLAEALPESARTCDDGLYRAIDSYLKAHPTLSEHERKRLCRVMDCQKLSIDACMHAAQNERLPLRVVVQVLFSEQVKISNAIATNSLKEAGDSHFQPMVSNRKTLLEGTPQSFQEGWATAKKDINTLKFELESVKAKYLELQNDFDTLQRQFDKTVKPKHASAWTSGWKKLGKLTKMTGLETNEMGSQMPNADQTRKATRRWRNSIS, from the exons ATGTGGGATTCAGAGAGCGAGTCCGGTGCAGGAAGAGAGTACAAAAATGGATTGGTTAGTTCCAGCAAACAAGGTGTCAAGACTGATGGGTTTGAGCAAAGAGGCCAATCTTG GCACGTTGCAACTGATATCCCGAGTGACTTCTTGATTCAAATCGGAGATTCTAGTTTCCACTTACACAAG tatcCGCTGCTCTCTAGAAGCGGCAAGATGAACAGGCTCATCTACGAATCGCGCGAGGGAGATTTAGACCAGGTAGTGTTAGATGATATTCCAGGGGGAGCAGAAGCCTTTGAGCTAGCAGCAAAATTCTGCTACGGAATCGCTGTCGATCTCACAGCAACCAACATCTCAGGCCTAAGGTGTGCCGCGGAATACCTCGAGATGACAGAGGATTTAGAAGAAGGCAATCTCATATTCAAAACCGAAGCGTTTCTCAGCTACGTGGTCTTGTCTTCATGGAGAGACTCCATCCTAGTGCTCAAAAACTGCGAAAAACTCTCACCTTGGTCCGAAAACCTCCAAATCGTGAGGAGATGCAGCGAGTCCATCGCGTGGAAAGCTTGTGCCAATCCAAAAGGCATACGATGGGCCTACACTGGAAAACCACCCAAAGTGTCGAGCCCAAAATGGAGCGAAATGAAGGACTCAAGCCCAAGTAGAAACCAACAAGTCCCCCCAGACTGGTGGTTTGAGGATGTTTCCATTCTAAGGATCGACCACTTTGTTCGCGTGATTACTGCGATCAAAGTAAAGGGAATGAGATTTGAATTGGTTGGCGCGGCACTAATGCACTATGCTGGAAAATGGCTCCCGGGTTTGATCAAAGAAGGGAGCGGAAATGGCGATGAAGTGAGTAACAGTACTGGGAGCAGCAGTGGCAGTGGTGGGAGTAGTTGGAGAGGGGGGCTACATATGATTTTGGCAGGGAATAAAGATGACATACCAACGGTTCAGTCAAAAGATCAACGACTTATTATAGAGAGCCTGATAAGTATAATTCCACCGCAGAAGGATTCTGTATCGTGCAGTTTCCTTCTGCGGCTACTTAGAATGGCCAATATGTTGAAGGTGGCTCCGGCTTTGGTTACTGAATTGGAAAAACGAGTTGGAATGCAGTTTGAACAGGCAACATTGCCCGATCTTCTTATTCCTTCGTATAGTAAGACCGATACTTTGTACGATGTGGATTTAGTTCAGAGGCTTTTGGAGCATTTTCTTGTTCAGGAACAGACAGAAGGTTCGAGTCCTAGCCATCAGTCCTTCTCTGATAAACATATGTATGAAGGAAGTCAAAGGGGGAATGTTCCTAATGCCAAGATGAGAGTGGCCAGGCTTGTGGATAGTTATCTTACGGAAGTGTCAAGAGATAGGAACCTTTCGCTGACAAAATTCCAGGTCTTAGCAGAGGCATTGCCAGAATCAGCTAGAACATGCGATGATGGACTATATCGAGCTATTGATTCCTATCTTAAG GCCCATCCAACACTCTCAGAGCACGAAAGGAAGCGACTCTGCCGTGTCATGGATTGCCAGAAGCTCTCAATCGATGCCTGTATGCACGCTGCCCAAAATGAACGCCTTCCATTACGAGTGGTGGTCCAAGTTCTCTTCTCTGAACAGGTGAAAATAAGCAATGCAATAGCCACAAACTCCCTAAAAGAAGCCGGAGACTCCCACTTCCAGCCCATGGTATCAAACAGGAAGACGTTACTCGAGGGGACTCCACAATCATTTCAAGAAGGATGGGCGACAGCTAAAAAGGACATCAACACGCTTAAATTTGAGCTCGAGAGCGTTAAGGCAAAGTACTTAGAGCTCCAAAACGATTTCGATACATTGCAGAGACAGTTCGATAAGACGGTGAAGCCAAAACATGCATCGGCCTGGACCAGCGGGTGGAAAAAACTTGGAAAACTCACTAAGATGACGGGTCTGGAGACGAATGAGATGGGGTCGCAGATGCCGAATGCAGACCAGACTAGGAAGGCTACCAGAAGGTGGAGAAATTCCATTTCCTGA